CATAGACTATCTAGTAAAACCAATTTCTTTACCAAGGTTCTTTAAATCCGTAGATAGGATTATAGGACTTAAACAAGGCACTAATAAAGTGGTTTCTGATAAAGAGGAAAAACCTAATATTTTTGTAAAGGTCGATAAGAAAAAATTGCAGAAAATTTATTTAGATGAGATAATGGTGATTGAAAGTCTTAAAGATTATATTAGGATTATTACGCCTACGGCAAAATATATAATACATAGAACCTTAAGTAGTTTTACCGATGAGTTGCCGGGAGATAATTTTATACGTATCCATAGATCTTACACCATTGCTGTAGATAAGGTTAGTGTCGTTGAAGGGAATAGTGTAGAAATAGGTGGAATTAGGTATACCATTGGGCGCAGTTATTTAGCTGATACAAAAAGTAGAATCTTAAATGATTTGGATGAGTAAAGTCAATTCAAATGCATTTTTTTTGGTGTATAAAGCAAAATTTAGGTTAAATTAGAAATTTCTGTTTCCTAAATAATAAGGAACATTTCATTAACATCGGAGATAAAAGCCCTGAGAATTAAATCTAGTAATCCATCTTTGTCGAAACCAGCTACTTCTATGATAAGCCAGTTGGCATGTGTGGTATTGGGCAGTAAGGAAGTATAAAATTTAGTTTGCTATCATTACTTAGAAATACGATGGCATTTTCTACTTTGCTCCCACTAAGGTAATCGGTAAATAAAGAAGCTACCAAAATATCTAAATCCCCATTATTATGGAAGTTACTGGACTTAACCACTTAGATGAAGGAATGTTAGCAAAATTTTCTGGTAAATAAATAAAAATGAATTGTGATTGTTTAGCTTAAGTAGTTGTGTTGTTTAATAATGAAAAGCAATAAATCTAAATGGGCATAATGAGTTCGATATTTATAATTACTTTTTTAGACAAAAAATAATTCCTGTAAATAAGATTTATTTACAGGAACTATAAAATAATTTAACTCATTTATTCATTGGCACCAATATCACCTTGTGCAACTAAGGTTGCCAAATCATCTGCGCTCAAATGAATGTTTATATAACCATCTACCGCAAGAACATTTTCATAATTGAATGGTGTTTCGTCATCCAATAATTCAACATGGGTTTTACTAACACCAGTAGTTCCATTTACAGGGTTAAAGGTGAAAATAATAGGACCTGTTTCTTCAGCGCTATTAGCATGTATATGTCCAGGATGCATTCCGTCCATTGGAGTTCCTGCCAATTCTATAACCGCTAATGAATTACCGCTTGCTCTTTCGTAAAAAGTAGCAGTTCCACTAATACCAGGTACATCAACCGTTGCTAAAGTATACGTTTTAGAGGTTCCTGTAAGTTCATTTTCACCTATATCACCTTGGGCTACTAACGTTGCCAAATCATCTGCGCTTAAATGTATATTAATATAACCGTCAACGGTTAATACTTCTTCATAACCGAAATCTGATTCATCGTCCAAATTCGCAACATTTGTTTTACTTATGCCGGTAGTTCCGTTAACCGGATTGAAAGTAAAAAGTATATCTCCACTTTCAGCAGCGCTATTAGCGTGTATGTGGCCTGGGTGCATACCGTCTTCTGGAGTGCCTTCTAAAATTATGGTAGCCAAAGCTTCCCCATTTTTTCTTTCCTCAAAGGTAGCTGTACCTGAAATAGTTGGTATTGCAACCGAACCAAGCTCATACGTTTTAGCTTCGCCTGTCAATTCGTTTTGTCCTATGTCTCCCTGTGCAACTAAAGTTGCCAAGTCATCTGCACTAACATGAATGTTAATATAGCCATCGTAATCTAAAACTTGAGTGTAACCAAATTCAGTATCATCGTCAAGCGTAGATACATTTGTCTTGCTTATACCAGTAGCTCCATTTACAGGATTGAAAGTAAAAGCAATATCACCGCCCTCTATAGCAGTATTCATATGTATGTGACCTGGGTGCATACCATCTTCGGGAGTATTTCTTAACATTATAGTAGCTAATGCTTCGCCGTTAATTCTCTCTTCAAACGTTGCAGTACCATCAATATCCTCTACTGCCACTGAGCCAAGTTCGTACGTTTTAGCTTCCCCTGTTAATTCGTTTTGTCCTATATCTCCTTGCGCAACTAAAGTTGCTAAATCTTCTGCACTAACATGTATATTAATATAGCCATCGTAAGCTAGGACATCTTCATATTTAAAGTCAGTGCCATCATCTAACTTGGAGACATTGGTATTACTTATTCCTGTTGCTCCATTTACATCATTGAACGTGAATGCTATATCGCCACCTTCAGCTGCAGTGTTCATGTGAATATGACCTGGGTGCATTCCGTCTTCAGGGGTGTTATTTAGAGCAATAGTTGCTAATGCTTCACCATTTTTTCTTTGTTTAAAGGTTGCGGTACCATCAATATCTTCTATTGCAACACTACCTAAAGCATATACCTTAGAAGTACCGGTTAGTTCATTTTGGCCAATATCACCTTGTGCCACTAATGTGCCTAAATCATCTGCACTTGCATGTACATTAATGTACCCATCAAAATTTAAAATTTCTTCATAGGTAATACTTGTGCCATCATCTAATGTGGAAAATGTAATGGTTCCCATTCCGGTTGAACCATCTACGGTTCCTAAAGTAATTGCAATATCACCACCTTCGGCTGCAGTATTGAAATGGATGTGTGCTGGGTGCATACCTCCACTTGGTGTATTTTGTAAATCAAGTTCTACTGTGACAGTGTTATCATCATTTTTTATGACTTTTGCCGTACCATCGATGTCTGGGTTAGCAACTGAATTTAGCTGATACGTAGTCGAATCTAATTCACCAATCACAATTGGTGGTTCAGAACCGTCATCATCACTACTACAAGAAGCAATGAGTAAAGTACCCATGATTATGGGCAAAATTAGTTTAATAGTTTTTTTAAATTTCATAGCAATTTTAATTAAAGTTTATAATATTTACATTTCATCGTCCTAACTTACCTACTATTGAAAGATACTTTTTGCTTTAAAAAATTTAAAATTGACCAGAACCGTTGTGCAATGAAAATAGGAACGGATGGGGTTTTACTTGGCGCTTGGACTGATATCAGTAATGCGGAATCTATATTGGATATTGGGACAGGTACAGGTGTTATTGCTTTAATGCTAGCTCAAAAAAGTTGTGCTGAAGTTATAGACGCCATTGAGATTGATTCAGATGCATACGAACAATCTGTAGAGAATTTTGAGAGTTCTCCATGGGGAAATCGGCTTTATTGCTACCACGCTGGTTTAGATGAGTTTATTGAGGAAGTTGAGGATTTATATGATGTGATAGTTTGTAATCCTCCTTTTTATACCGAAAATGTTGCTTCTGGTGATTTGCAAAGAGATCAGGCAAGACAAAATGAATTTCTACCTTTTAACGAATTATTAGATGGGGTTTCAAAATTGATTTCTGAAAATGGAATCTTTAGCACAATAATACCTTTTAAAGAAAGGGATGGTTTTATACAATTGGCTGCATACTATAAATTGTTTCCGAGTCGTTGTATGCATGTAAAAGGAAACCCTTCAGCTGAAGTGAAAAGGGTACTTTTAGAATTCACTAGGCAGGAAAAAGAATGCGAAATGCTAAATTTAACTATCGAAAAAGAGAGGCATGTCTACACAGTGGACTACATTAATCTAACAAAAGATTTTTATTTAAAAATGTAACTATACAGTTGTATATTGTTATATTTCTTTAATTATCTTTGATAAAAGTAATTTTATGAGACCTGATTTATTTGAAGCACCAGACTATTATAATTTAGATGATTTATTTTCTGAAGAACACTTATTAGTGCGTGATGCTGCGCGACAGTGGGTAAAAAGAGATGTGTCTCCAATTATAGAGGAGTATGCCCAAAGGGCAGAATTTCCTAAGCAAATTATAGGAGGTTTATCTGAAATTGGTGCATTTGGACCCTATATTCCCGAGGAGTATGGTGGAGCGGGGCTAGATCAAATTAGTTACGGACTTATTATGCAAGAAATTGAAAGAGGGGACAGTGGTGTGCGTTCTACGGCATCTGTTCAATCTTCATTGGTTATGTATCCTATTTATACGTATGGCACTGAGGAACAGCGTAAAAAATACTTGCCAAAATTAGCTACAGGGGAATGGATGGGATCATTTGGTTTAACAGAGCCAAACCATGGCTCTAACCCAAGTGGTATGGAAACCAAATACAAGGACATGGGCGACCATTATCTTTTAAATGGTGCTAAACTTTGGATTTCAAACTCTCCATTTTGCGATATTGCCGTGGTATGGGCAAAGAATGAGGAAGGGCGAATACACGGATTAATCGTTGAACGTGGTATGGAAGGTTTTACAACTCCAGAAACACATAATAAATGGTCGTTAAGAGCATCTGCAACCGGAGAGTTAATATTTGATAATGTAAAAGTGCCTAAAGAAAATCTATTGCCAAATAAATCTGGTTTAGGTGCTCCGTTAGGTTGTTTAGATTCTGCTAGATATGGAATTTCTTGGGGTGCCATAGGTGCGGCAATGGACTGTTATGATACTGCTTTACGATATGCAAAAGAACGTATTCAATTTGGAAAGCCAATTGCAGCAACCCAATTACAGCAAAAGAAATTGGCAGAAATGATAACCGAAATTACAAAAGCACAATTATTGGCTTTTAGATTAGGTCAGTTAAAGAATGAAGGTAAAGCGACAACTGCACAAATATCTATGGCTAAAAGAAACAATGTGGAAATGGCCATTAAAATAGCGCGTGAGGCAAGACAGGTTTTAGGTGGTATGGGTATTACTGGTGAATACAGTATTATGAGGCATATGATGAACCTAGAAAGTGTAATTACTTATGAAGGTACTCATGATATTCATTTATTAATTACCGGCGCTGATATTACAGGTATGCCAGCTTTTCAATAAACTTCATCTTTTTTTGGACCATTCGGCAACAGTAAATGTTGGATTAAGAATGTAGCTTTTATAGAATACTTCTATCGTAGTTTCATTCGTTACTGTGGTTTCTTTGTATGGGAGAAATAGGTCACCTACCATTTTAAAGTCAGAGAGGTAAGTAACTTCTTTTTGGTCTTCTTTAATAATAATTGTTGCCGATAAGGAATTGTTGAGCGTATTTATAATGTAACCCGTTTTTTCATTTGAAATTTGAGCACTAATTAAATTAAGATTTTCTCCTCCTTCAAGGGTTTCTAGAATTTTAGTTTTATCAAGAACTTTTTTTTGCAGGCCTAGAATTCCTGATATAAAAGTCAGTTTCATTTCATTTATTCGCTCTGCAGGCATTTCATTATAGCTATTGTTTTGATATGTCCATCCGGAATTTCCTTCGAGCTGTTCAATGTAAGGAAATGAAGGTTCTAGTGATTCTAGCCTAATATAATGTCGTTCATTATCAAGCAGTACTTTAAAGTTCATTCCAGAAATAACAACTTCGGCCTTTAGGGTTTTTAAGGCATCTATAGCTTGTCCTCCATGGGTCGTTTTTACGGATTGCAATACGTTTATTGCTGAAGTAACATCCGAAGTAGAAGGTTCTATTTTAGGTTGAACAGGGTCAGGATTTTTATGAATTTCCCCACTTTTTAGTTGCTCATTTTCTTCATAAAAAAAGATAGAGCCATCTAATGCCACCATAAAATCCTCACCACCATCCGCATCGTAAAAAAAGCTATGTTTTTCTATGCTTCCATCTCTATTAAATAGTGTCAAAAGTCCGTTTTTTATGGTGTATTTTCCGCTACTAGAACTTTCACTATTACTTCCGCCACCAATTCCGCCGCCGCCATCTCCACCGCCACTCACCATTACACCACCGGTGGAATTACGGTCAAACGTGCCATTGTCATAGAAATTATAGCCTTCAAATCGTTGTGTTCCAACATAAATAAGACCAGTACCCATTCCGCCAGAACTGCTTGCGCTCGAATACTTATAAAATCCAGAAGGCACTTTGTTGGCGACATCCATTTTTACCATTTGAGTACCGCCATAGTAGATTGAAGTATATCCTTCTTTATCTTCTTCAATAGTAATGGTATCATTTTCTACAGAACTATCCATGTACTCTAGAAAGTATCCTTCTTTAATTTTTTTGTAACGCCCGGTTATTTTAGTTTGCCAATCTGGTTCTTCTAATTCTTCACAAAAAGTACCGTCTGAACGTAGCAAAATAACAAGATCATAACTACTCATATTCATTCCCCATGTAAAACTTCTTCCGGCATATACTAAATCCTTGAGGTTGTTTTGCGCATGGCAAAAAGATAATATGAACAGGAAAATTAGTAGTACGGAAAATTTGCGCATTTTCATGATAACTAGCGTTTTAGTAACCGCTAATTTAGAAATTTAAGGGATAGAAACATTGAGCACCTTATAAGATTAAAATTATCTTTACACTATTAATACCAATAGGTAAAGATTTTCTATAAGATTGCTTATTCGATGGGAAAATTGGTTTTTATTCTATTATAAATTATTTCACCAGTTGCTTGGTACTATTTCTTAACTAATCTTACTTTAATTGATTTGCTAATAGGAGTTTTGCTGCGCTCAGCAAAATGGTTATAGGGTACTAGTACATTGGTTTCAGGAAAATATGATGCCAAATTACCCGATGGTATATTGTAGGGTACAACCTTGAAATTATGTGCTATACGTACTAAATTATCATATGTGCTCGTAATATCAACTATATCTAATTTTTTTAACCCTACAGCTTTCATGTCATCAGTATTCATAAAAACAATCCTTCTTGCATTATAAACACCTCGGTAACGGTCGTCAAGGCCATAAATTGTTGTATTAAATTGGTCGTGAGAGCGTATAGTCATTAGCATATATTCATCTTTTGCCAAATCGTGTACTGGTAATTTGTTAATAGTAATCTGCGCCTTACCATTTGGGAGCATGCTAAAGTCTAAATTGCGTACATTATTTGGTAAATAATACCCAGCACCCTCAGAACGTTCTTTTGTGTTGCTAAAACCTTTTGCTACCTGGTCTATTTGTGTTCTGATCAATTCATAATCTTCCCCTAAAGATTTCCACTGCATGGGGTGATTTTCGCCAAAGTATGCGTGAGCAATATTGGCAATAATTTCTGGTTCGCTCATAATGGTTTCTGAAGCAGGTTTCAAAATTCCTTTCGATTTCTTTACCCTACCCATACTATTTTCTACCGTAAAATGGCGTGGCTTACCATTTTTCATATCTTTTTCAGACCTGCCAATGGTTGGTAGTATTAATGCA
The genomic region above belongs to Maribacter hydrothermalis and contains:
- a CDS encoding CHRD domain-containing protein; translation: MKFKKTIKLILPIIMGTLLIASCSSDDDGSEPPIVIGELDSTTYQLNSVANPDIDGTAKVIKNDDNTVTVELDLQNTPSGGMHPAHIHFNTAAEGGDIAITLGTVDGSTGMGTITFSTLDDGTSITYEEILNFDGYINVHASADDLGTLVAQGDIGQNELTGTSKVYALGSVAIEDIDGTATFKQRKNGEALATIALNNTPEDGMHPGHIHMNTAAEGGDIAFTFNDVNGATGISNTNVSKLDDGTDFKYEDVLAYDGYINIHVSAEDLATLVAQGDIGQNELTGEAKTYELGSVAVEDIDGTATFEERINGEALATIMLRNTPEDGMHPGHIHMNTAIEGGDIAFTFNPVNGATGISKTNVSTLDDDTEFGYTQVLDYDGYINIHVSADDLATLVAQGDIGQNELTGEAKTYELGSVAIPTISGTATFEERKNGEALATIILEGTPEDGMHPGHIHANSAAESGDILFTFNPVNGTTGISKTNVANLDDESDFGYEEVLTVDGYINIHLSADDLATLVAQGDIGENELTGTSKTYTLATVDVPGISGTATFYERASGNSLAVIELAGTPMDGMHPGHIHANSAEETGPIIFTFNPVNGTTGVSKTHVELLDDETPFNYENVLAVDGYINIHLSADDLATLVAQGDIGANE
- a CDS encoding tRNA1(Val) (adenine(37)-N6)-methyltransferase → MKDTFCFKKFKIDQNRCAMKIGTDGVLLGAWTDISNAESILDIGTGTGVIALMLAQKSCAEVIDAIEIDSDAYEQSVENFESSPWGNRLYCYHAGLDEFIEEVEDLYDVIVCNPPFYTENVASGDLQRDQARQNEFLPFNELLDGVSKLISENGIFSTIIPFKERDGFIQLAAYYKLFPSRCMHVKGNPSAEVKRVLLEFTRQEKECEMLNLTIEKERHVYTVDYINLTKDFYLKM
- a CDS encoding LytR/AlgR family response regulator transcription factor, producing MILKVIVVDDEPLAVNVLKNYILRVKELQLEGTFSNAMDASTFLRDNNVDIMFLDINMPFLDGLEFLSTLHKKPFVIMTTAHEEHALKSFELEAIDYLVKPISLPRFFKSVDRIIGLKQGTNKVVSDKEEKPNIFVKVDKKKLQKIYLDEIMVIESLKDYIRIITPTAKYIIHRTLSSFTDELPGDNFIRIHRSYTIAVDKVSVVEGNSVEIGGIRYTIGRSYLADTKSRILNDLDE
- a CDS encoding acyl-CoA dehydrogenase family protein encodes the protein MRPDLFEAPDYYNLDDLFSEEHLLVRDAARQWVKRDVSPIIEEYAQRAEFPKQIIGGLSEIGAFGPYIPEEYGGAGLDQISYGLIMQEIERGDSGVRSTASVQSSLVMYPIYTYGTEEQRKKYLPKLATGEWMGSFGLTEPNHGSNPSGMETKYKDMGDHYLLNGAKLWISNSPFCDIAVVWAKNEEGRIHGLIVERGMEGFTTPETHNKWSLRASATGELIFDNVKVPKENLLPNKSGLGAPLGCLDSARYGISWGAIGAAMDCYDTALRYAKERIQFGKPIAATQLQQKKLAEMITEITKAQLLAFRLGQLKNEGKATTAQISMAKRNNVEMAIKIAREARQVLGGMGITGEYSIMRHMMNLESVITYEGTHDIHLLITGADITGMPAFQ